A single window of Ostrinia nubilalis chromosome 24, ilOstNubi1.1, whole genome shotgun sequence DNA harbors:
- the LOC135083657 gene encoding facilitated trehalose transporter Tret1-like, giving the protein MLDFLQNPVLKQYAAVIVVNLSILCSGMGLAWPSPVLVMLMNETETVLSRPITEEEGSWIVSIGFLVGIFGIAIPVFLVDRIGRKRCILLAAAPKLAVGLLLTLASDVWMLLLGRSICGVCDLLVFSVVPMYAAEIASTKVRGSLGTILQIMSSLGIVIMLSIGPYTSYVTLNTIYTCFTVITFAPLLFLPESPYYLYSKGRNEEAIELLTHLRGSEALAKEEMKEYALSQTDEKVSKKDLFKNRSFLKALGISTVLGMGSQLIGFNAVTFYLQTVLKSTQTSVAEETASVVIGCIQLSASFVTTLITDRFGRKPILSITLVGMTFGMVGLGAFFKLQENGYPISGFLNYLPLISLILVVFCFSAGIGSLIWALTAELFDGPARAYGLCISSIMSIMFVFLTTKYFAMVSTALGPPTTYWLFSVNCVIFCIFIVFCVPETKGKTFSEIQEELGAKKKKSKEGAEKNGTSINANV; this is encoded by the exons TGAACCTAAGCATCCTCTGCTCCGGCATGGGGCTGGCATGGCCTTCCCCGGTGCTGGTGATGCTGATGAATGAGACGGAGACAGTTCTGTCGCGACCCATCACCGAGGAGGAGGGCTCGTGGATTGTGTCCATTGGGTTTCTTGTAGGGATTTTCG GCATCGCCATCCCTGTCTTTCTCGTGGACCGCATCGGCAGAAAGCGCTGCATACTCCTCGCAGCGGCTCCAAAGCTAGCAGTGGGTCTGCTGCTGACGCTGGCCAGCGACGTATGGATGTTGCTGCTGGGACGATCGATCTGCGGCGTCTGCGACTTGCTGGTGTTCAGTGTTGTGCCAATGTACGCGGCTGAGATTGCCAGT ACCAAAGTCCGCGGCTCCCTGGGCACCATCCTGCAGATCATGTCTTCGCTCGGCATCGTCATCATGCTGTCCATAGGTCCCTACACCTCGTACGTCACTCTCAACACCATCTACACCTGCTTCACCGTGATCACCTTCGCCCCACTGCTGTTTCTGCCGGAGAGTCCTTACTACTTGTATTCGAAAG GAAGAAACGAGGAGGCCATCGAACTGCTGACCCATCTCCGAGGCTCGGAAGCTTTGGCCAAAGAGGAAATGAAGGAATACGCCCTCAGCCAGACTGATGAGAAAGTCAGCAAGAAAGACCTCTTCAAGAACCGATCATTTCTTAAGGCTCTTGGGATATCCACAGTTTTGGGGATGGGATCTCAACTGATTGGATTCAACGCAGTAACATTCTATCTTCAGACAGTTCTGAAGTCCACACAAACCAGTGTGGCTGAGGAGACAGCGTCAGTTGTGATAGGCTGTATACAGCTATCTGCGAGTTTTGTGACCACTCTTATAACAGACAGGTTTGGCAGGAAACCGATCCTGTCAATCACGCTGGTCGGGATGACCTTTGGAATG GTGGGTCTTGGAGCATTCTTCAAACTTCAGGAGAACGGCTATCCAATTTCAGGATTCTTAAATTACTTGCCTCTCATTTCTCTCATCCTCGTAGTTTTTTGCTTCAGTGCAG GTATCGGTTCCCTAATTTGGGCGCTAACAGCCGAACTCTTCGACGGGCCAGCACGAGCCTACGGTCTCTGCATATCCTCAATCATGTCCATCATGTTCGTGTTCCTAACCACCAAATACTTCGCGATGGTCTCCACAGCCCTTGGACCACCCACCACGTATTGGCTCTTTAGCGTAAACTGCGTAATATTCTGCATTTTCATAGTCTTCTGTGTCCCTGAAACTAAAGGGAAGACTTTTTCTGAGATTCAAGAAGAATTGGGCGCCAAAAAGAAGAAAAGTAAAGAGGGAGCGGAGAAAAATGGTACCAGTATTAATGCCAATGTATAG